A genome region from Anolis carolinensis isolate JA03-04 chromosome 6, rAnoCar3.1.pri, whole genome shotgun sequence includes the following:
- the qprt gene encoding nicotinate-nucleotide pyrophosphorylase [carboxylating]: MASHPNLSHLLPAARLRQLAKDWLQEDAPSFDYGGYAVGNRSECAVLLCKSPGVLAGFPFFEAIFAEVGCSVEWLQSEGVWVEPITRVAEVRGQAKDILLGERVALNCLGRCSGVATLATKACRAAREVGWHGEVAGTRKTTPGFRLAEKYALLVGGASCHRYDLGSLVMLKDNHVWASGSITQAVHSARRVGGFALKVEVECRSLEEAIEAAECGSDIIMLDNFTIQDLHPTAKTLKASFPHVTVEASGGITEENITQFVGPSIDVVSLGCLTQSAKVVDFSLKIIREPVPKQPLRNFVF; the protein is encoded by the exons ATGGCCTCCCATCCAAACCTTTCACACCTCCTCCCTGCCGCTCGCTTGCGCCAACTGGCCAAGGACTGGTTGCAGGAAGACGCTCCCAGTTTTGACTATGGTGGTTATGCTGTGGGTAACCGGTCAGAATGCGCTGTGCTCCTCTGCAAGTCCCCAGGAGTCTTGGCTGGCTTCCCATTCTTCGAGGCCATCTTTGCCGAAGTGGGCTGCTCCGTGGAGTGGCTCCAGTCGGAAGGGGTCTGGGTTGAACCCATTACTCGGGTGGCCGAAGTCCGTGGGCAAGCGAAAGACATCCTGCTGGGTGAAAGGGTGGCTCTGAACTGTTTGGGCCGGTGCAGCGGTGTGGCCACATTGGCAACCAAAGCCTGCCGGGCAGCACGCGAAGTAGGATGGCATGGAGAGGTGGCAGGGACAAGGAAGACCACGCCTGGGTTTCGTCTTGCGGAGAAATATGCCCTTCTGGTTGGAGGAGCTTCCTGCCACCGTTACGATCTGGGGAGTCTCGTCATGTTGAAGGACAACCACGTATGGGCATCCGGAAGTATCACCCAG GCTGTCCATAGTGCCCGCCGTGTCGGAGGCTTTGCCCTGAAAGTAGAAGTTGAGTGTCGCTCATTGGAGGAGGCTATTGAAGCAGCAGAATGTGGTTCTGATATAATCATGTTGGACAATTTTACTATTCAG GACCTGCACCCTACAGCCAAAACACTGAAGGCTTCCTTCCCTCACGTCACAGTCGAAGCCAGTGGAGGAATCACCGAGGAGAACATAACTCAGTTTGTGGGCCCCAGTATTGATGTGGTTTCCCTTGGGTGCCTCACTCAGTCAGCCAAAGTGGTAGATTTCTCCCTCAAGATCATCCGGGAACCAGTCCCCAAGCAACCTCTGCGCAACTTTGTCTTCTGA